Below is a genomic region from Flammeovirgaceae bacterium SG7u.111.
AAAACCCAGAGGTTTATTACAAGTACAGCTTCAATGCTGCTCTTAGGCAGATGTCCCTCGACAATTTTAAGGGTTTGATGAATAAAGACGTAAGCCCTCTGCACAAACAAAAAATCCTCAATAAGAAATTATTTGCCCTCAAAGCCGAAAGAATGGCTAAAATCTACGGCTATGTTTTTTCTTCGATGGCAAAGAAATATGATGTGACCGTGGTAGCAGGAAGCATCACACTTCCCGACCCGAAAATTGTAGATGGCAAACTTACCGTAGGGGAAAAAGGACACTTTTATAATGTATCAGTGATTTATGGACCTGATGGAAAAGCATACTCTGAATTGATCATCAACCGTGCTCCAGTTCACCAAATCCTATCGTTTGTTTCCGAGCCAGAAAACTACAAAATGCCTGTTTTTGATCTTCCAACAGGAAAAACAGGTGTGCTAATTAGCCACGATTCTTTTTATGGCGAGCATTATGAGCGGTTTGCCCAAATGGATGTAGATTGTATTTTGGTCCCTTCTTGCATGATAGTAGGAAGAAAAAACAAGAAAGATGGAAATGGATTAGTGAAACAACAACTCCCTCCCAGCCTACTCGAAATTGAATGGATTGATAAAGCTCCTTTGGAAGATGTTTGTATCAACTATGCCTTAGCTGCCAAAATGAAAGTGGTAGGTGTTGAAAACGGGTTCAACGTGTTCTTTAGAGGCAATATTTGGGACTTAGAGACCAAAGGTCATTCTATAGTGATAAATGAAGGCGAAGTGACGAAGGGGTTTCAGGTAGAAGGTAGTAGTATTATAAATGTGTGGATGTAGAAAGAAATAAAAAGCGGACTGGAAGTACCTTCGTCCGCAATAGCAATTCATAAAAAAGCCCCAATACTCGTATTGACACGAGTATTGGGGCTAAGTTTTGAAGTTCAAAAAAGGTCAGGCTACAAACCAGTAGCAAGTGATAATTCACCTCTTTCCCCAATCAATTGGTTTCTTACGCCAGCTTCTCTATATAATTTCAACGGATCGATAGCAGCTCCTACTTGTCTCCTCGACTCAGCTAGAAGTGCCCTCACATCTGTACGGAAAGCCTCTTGCATTAGTTCTTGGGCTACAGCAACATCATTGCTCATCTGAGCTGTTTCCAGTGCCTTTCTATCCACAATCAGAGCTTGAGCATAGGCAATTTTAATTGCTTCTACAGACTGTAAAAGATCTTCCAAAGGATCTTTGAGATTGTGACTTGCATCTATCATCCAGTCAATAGAAGGATTGATACTTTCTGGGTCTTCCATTCCCTCTACCAGCTCACTAAATATCAAGAATAACTGATAAGGTTTTATAGAACCTACTGTCAAGTCATCGTCGGCAAATTTGGAATCGTTGAAGTGGAAACCGCCAAGCTTCCCTTCCATCATGAGTGTAGCCACAATTTGCTCAATGTTGGTATTGGGCAAGTGGTGGCCTAAATCGACTAAGCTCAATGCTTTTTTACCCAACTTGCTACACAGCAAATGTGAAGTACCCCAATCAGGAATCACTGTCGAGTAAAAATTAGGCTCGAAAGGTTTGTACTCTATGAGCACCCTCCAGTCTTCTGGTAGGGAATCGTAGATAGTACCCAAAGATGAAAGTGTATTTTTCAGTGCCTTTCGCAGGTTATTTTGACCTGGGAAACAAGAGCCATCTGCCAGCCAAACGGTTAGTGCTTTTGAACCCAGCTCTTTTCCATATTTAATAACCTCTATATTGTGATCTATTGCCAGCTGTCTCACACCTGCATCGGCATGGCTCAACGAGCCAAACTTGTAAGACAATGCTTGGTCGGGCTGGTCTTGAAATGTGTTGGAATTGACTGCGTCAAACTTCAACTTCAATGAATCTGCTAAGTTTTTGATTCCTGAAACATTTTCTGGAATATCCCACGGAATATGTAGAGAAATAGCTCCGCTAGAATGGTTGAGGGCATGTAACAAGCCTACATCGAGTAGTTTGTCTTCCAACGTACCTGGCTCTCCTCCTCCTGGAAACCTGCCAAATCTTGTCCCACCTGTACCTAAAGCCCAACTGGGAATTGCCACTTGGAAATCTACTAATTTTTGAAGGATATTTTTTACATCTAATCCCTTTTTGTCGAGTTTATTGGCTATAAACTCAAAGTCACTTTGTTGTTCTTTTGCCAAAACGTCGTTATGCTCCGAAATGGCAGTTTTGTCTATAATCATATTAACTGGGGTTTTTAATGAGTCTTATTTCAGCTCATTTTCGTCGTTATAATAAATTTTCTTTGAAAATAAAGTATTCTGGGCTCATCTACAATGGACGAGCCTAGAAAAACGCCATACCCTGAATTGGTTAGTATGTATTGCGTAAGCTGTTTGAAAAAGTTGATTTACAAACAGTTTCTAAGCATTTCCTGTCAGTTTTTCAATAAGAAGAATCAGGATATGGATAATTTTGATGTGTATTTCTTGAATTCTATCTG
It encodes:
- a CDS encoding TIM barrel protein, translating into MIIDKTAISEHNDVLAKEQQSDFEFIANKLDKKGLDVKNILQKLVDFQVAIPSWALGTGGTRFGRFPGGGEPGTLEDKLLDVGLLHALNHSSGAISLHIPWDIPENVSGIKNLADSLKLKFDAVNSNTFQDQPDQALSYKFGSLSHADAGVRQLAIDHNIEVIKYGKELGSKALTVWLADGSCFPGQNNLRKALKNTLSSLGTIYDSLPEDWRVLIEYKPFEPNFYSTVIPDWGTSHLLCSKLGKKALSLVDLGHHLPNTNIEQIVATLMMEGKLGGFHFNDSKFADDDLTVGSIKPYQLFLIFSELVEGMEDPESINPSIDWMIDASHNLKDPLEDLLQSVEAIKIAYAQALIVDRKALETAQMSNDVAVAQELMQEAFRTDVRALLAESRRQVGAAIDPLKLYREAGVRNQLIGERGELSLATGL
- a CDS encoding nitrilase-related carbon-nitrogen hydrolase — its product is MMKALRLVFIFSTIAATIYLLWGFKEKKLEQHEIDLHLKEISEIGEDHHKGNLVGIQPFMETADYANFENFYEKIDQYFSKAQKEYFFDEKTVVVLPEHIGTWLVALDENPEVYYKYSFNAALRQMSLDNFKGLMNKDVSPLHKQKILNKKLFALKAERMAKIYGYVFSSMAKKYDVTVVAGSITLPDPKIVDGKLTVGEKGHFYNVSVIYGPDGKAYSELIINRAPVHQILSFVSEPENYKMPVFDLPTGKTGVLISHDSFYGEHYERFAQMDVDCILVPSCMIVGRKNKKDGNGLVKQQLPPSLLEIEWIDKAPLEDVCINYALAAKMKVVGVENGFNVFFRGNIWDLETKGHSIVINEGEVTKGFQVEGSSIINVWM